In Lysinibacillus sp. FSL M8-0337, the following proteins share a genomic window:
- a CDS encoding acyl-CoA thioesterase, translating to MTTNAVPMSQSRTVQTRLVLPPDTNNHNSIFGGRVLAYIDEIAAITAMKHAKGHVVTASIDSVDFLSAAHVGDILEIESIVSSTGRSSMEVYVRVISRNIETGEEKLTTESFVTMVAVDDDGKPKAVPAIFPETDAEKRLFETGPARREHRKQKRALAH from the coding sequence ATGACAACCAATGCTGTACCTATGAGCCAATCACGTACGGTTCAAACGCGTCTCGTATTACCACCGGATACTAATAATCATAATTCCATTTTTGGTGGAAGAGTGTTAGCTTATATTGACGAAATTGCCGCAATTACAGCGATGAAGCATGCAAAAGGGCATGTTGTCACTGCCTCCATTGATTCTGTTGATTTTTTATCAGCAGCGCATGTGGGTGATATTCTTGAAATTGAAAGTATTGTGTCATCCACAGGACGTTCATCTATGGAAGTCTATGTCCGTGTTATTTCACGTAACATTGAGACAGGTGAAGAAAAATTAACAACCGAATCATTTGTAACGATGGTTGCAGTAGATGATGATGGTAAACCGAAGGCTGTTCCTGCTATTTTCCCGGAAACGGATGCTGAAAAACGGCTGTTTGAAACAGGTCCGGCTCGACGAGAGCACCGCAAGCAAAAACGTGCTTTGGCACATTAA
- a CDS encoding globin-coupled sensor protein has product MSWFSKKNNYGYSITLTTEEYKQHVQLDVSNHPKLQKQLQLLDLTTEDLAIIKQLQPLVKNVIPEMVDQFYAAISLSQNLLDIINRTSQIDRLKVTLHKHLSDMFESRINDDYIKERKAIAETHVRIGLQSKWYIASFQSLTSTFTNFTNDLDISKHDAIRAINAFCKLINFEQQLVIEAYEKEEERIRSVADKTKHALVTTIQSTAEELNAISEETAASLLVISSQTDDIAVATKQGLNFVADTQDKSKRGQQQLQEQNDLIHVILQSVNGLEVTMNQLRTSSQKISEIVGLVTGIADQTNLLALNASIEAARAGEHGKGFAVVAEEVRKLAEETKSAVQNVSHLIKETESNISTMANSVINVDQKIQHSVDTQTSLSKSFNDIAEAVSGIQQQYVNTAKDISAISNLITELSQGATLVSSSSDSLINVVNELNI; this is encoded by the coding sequence ATGAGTTGGTTTTCAAAAAAGAACAATTATGGTTATTCAATTACACTAACAACTGAAGAGTATAAACAACACGTACAATTAGATGTTTCTAATCATCCTAAGTTACAAAAACAATTACAACTATTAGACTTAACTACTGAAGATTTAGCCATCATTAAACAATTGCAACCATTAGTGAAAAATGTTATTCCTGAAATGGTCGATCAATTTTATGCAGCGATTAGCTTAAGCCAAAATTTATTAGATATTATTAACAGAACATCACAAATTGACCGTTTAAAAGTGACTTTACATAAGCATCTAAGTGATATGTTCGAAAGTCGTATTAATGACGACTACATTAAAGAAAGAAAGGCAATCGCTGAGACACATGTTCGAATTGGGCTCCAATCAAAGTGGTATATCGCTTCATTCCAATCATTAACTTCGACTTTTACAAACTTTACGAATGATTTAGATATTTCAAAGCATGATGCTATCCGTGCCATCAATGCCTTTTGTAAACTGATTAACTTTGAACAGCAACTTGTTATAGAGGCTTATGAAAAAGAAGAAGAACGGATTCGTAGCGTTGCAGATAAAACGAAGCACGCACTTGTTACTACAATTCAAAGTACGGCAGAAGAGTTAAATGCAATCAGCGAAGAAACAGCTGCTTCCCTTTTAGTCATCTCCTCTCAAACGGATGATATTGCAGTAGCCACTAAACAAGGTTTGAACTTCGTTGCCGATACACAAGACAAATCTAAACGCGGACAGCAGCAATTACAAGAACAAAATGACTTAATACATGTTATTTTGCAAAGTGTTAATGGCCTTGAAGTAACGATGAACCAATTGCGTACGTCGTCTCAAAAAATCTCTGAAATTGTTGGACTTGTTACAGGTATTGCAGACCAAACAAATTTATTAGCACTTAATGCTTCCATTGAAGCCGCTCGTGCTGGTGAGCATGGCAAAGGCTTTGCTGTTGTAGCAGAGGAAGTCCGCAAGCTTGCAGAAGAAACAAAAAGCGCTGTGCAAAACGTGTCACACCTGATAAAAGAAACAGAAAGTAATATTTCAACAATGGCGAATTCTGTTATCAATGTGGACCAAAAAATCCAACATAGTGTTGATACACAAACAAGCCTCTCGAAATCATTTAATGATATTGCTGAAGCAGTATCAGGTATTCAACAACAATATGTAAACACGGCTAAGGATATTTCAGCCATTTCAAATTTAATTACAGAGCTATCGCAAGGGGCAACACTCGTCTCCTCTTCTTCTGACTCCCTCATTAATGTTGTAAATGAATTAAACATATAA
- a CDS encoding branched-chain amino acid ABC transporter permease → MKKSKVFWGYAVLALVIYVVVQALITTEVIDLYYKNMLITMCINIMLAVSLHIVIGVTGQFSIGHAGFLAVGAYISAIITTKLMLPFPLAIFLGALAAAVAGLIVGIPTLRLKGDYLAIATLGFAEIIRIVFLNTDYVGGAAGMQVKYLSNWTYAFVGVVLTILVISNFTNSRHGRACISIREDEIAADAMGINTTYYKVVAFAIGSFFAGLAGAIFAHNFYIIQPTTFGFLKSFDILIYVVLGGLGSLSGSVIAAVFLTLISTYLANFPETRMIIYSLVLIIVMLYRPTGLMGTKEITHLFKFGKKGGTK, encoded by the coding sequence ATGAAGAAGTCTAAAGTTTTCTGGGGCTATGCAGTATTAGCGCTAGTCATCTATGTGGTTGTTCAGGCACTTATTACAACAGAAGTAATTGACTTGTACTATAAAAATATGTTAATCACCATGTGCATTAACATTATGCTAGCTGTCAGCTTGCACATCGTTATCGGGGTTACGGGGCAATTCTCTATTGGACATGCCGGTTTCCTTGCAGTTGGTGCTTATATTTCAGCTATTATTACAACAAAGCTAATGCTGCCGTTCCCGTTAGCTATTTTCCTAGGGGCGCTTGCAGCAGCAGTAGCTGGATTAATCGTAGGTATTCCAACGCTACGTTTAAAAGGAGATTATTTAGCCATTGCAACACTAGGCTTTGCTGAGATTATTCGTATTGTCTTTTTAAATACGGATTACGTCGGTGGGGCAGCGGGGATGCAAGTGAAATATTTATCGAATTGGACATATGCATTCGTAGGTGTTGTATTAACGATTTTAGTGATTTCAAACTTTACAAATTCTCGTCATGGACGTGCTTGTATTTCGATTCGAGAAGATGAAATCGCTGCGGATGCCATGGGTATTAATACAACTTACTATAAAGTTGTAGCATTCGCGATTGGCTCTTTCTTTGCCGGTCTTGCAGGGGCTATTTTTGCACATAACTTCTACATTATTCAACCGACTACGTTCGGTTTCTTAAAATCATTTGATATATTAATTTACGTTGTTCTTGGTGGCTTAGGAAGTCTGTCAGGTTCTGTTATTGCAGCAGTATTTTTAACGTTGATTTCAACATACTTAGCGAACTTCCCAGAAACGCGCATGATCATTTACAGCTTAGTATTAATCATTGTTATGCTATACCGTCCAACCGGTTTAATGGGGACAAAGGAAATTACGCATTTATTTAAGTTTGGTAAAAAAGGAGGTACAAAATAA
- the adh gene encoding aldehyde dehydrogenase gives MVYAFPNTEGSVVQFKERYDNYIGGEWTPPVKGQYFDNVTPVTGQVFTQAARSSAEDIELALDAAHAAKDAWGQTSATERANILLKIADRIEQNLEKLAVAETWDNGKAVRETLNADIPLAIDHFRYFAGALRAQEGALSQIDNDTVAYHFHEPIGVVGQIIPWNFPILMAVWKLAPALAAGNCVVLKPAEQTPVSIMVLVELIGDLLPPGVLNVVNGFGLEAGKPLASNPRIGKIAFTGETTTGRLIMQYASQNLIPVTLELGGKSPNIFFEDIMDEDDAFLDKAVEGFVLFALNQGEVCTCPSRALIQESIYDKFMERVLQRVEAIQVGNPLDPNTMMGAQASSEQMEKILSYLDIGKQEGAQCLIGGEKNNVGAGFENGYYVKPTVFKGHNKMRIFQEEIFGPVVAVTTFKTKEEALEIANDTLYGLGSGIWTRDMNTAYRFGRGIQAGRVWTNCYHAYPAHAAFGGYKMSGIGRETHKMMLSHYQQTKNLLVSYNENKLGFF, from the coding sequence ATGGTTTATGCATTTCCAAACACTGAAGGATCGGTAGTTCAATTCAAAGAAAGATACGATAATTACATTGGTGGAGAATGGACACCCCCAGTGAAAGGTCAATACTTCGATAATGTCACTCCTGTTACTGGACAAGTTTTTACACAAGCAGCGCGTTCCTCTGCTGAGGATATTGAACTTGCACTTGATGCAGCACATGCCGCAAAAGATGCATGGGGACAAACATCCGCTACAGAGCGTGCTAACATTTTACTTAAAATTGCGGACCGTATTGAACAAAACTTAGAAAAGTTAGCCGTTGCCGAAACATGGGATAACGGTAAGGCAGTACGGGAAACGTTAAATGCAGATATCCCTTTAGCCATTGATCATTTCCGTTATTTTGCTGGTGCTTTACGTGCACAAGAAGGCGCGCTAAGTCAAATTGATAATGATACGGTTGCTTACCATTTCCATGAGCCAATTGGGGTAGTGGGTCAAATCATTCCTTGGAACTTCCCGATTTTAATGGCTGTATGGAAACTAGCTCCTGCCCTTGCTGCTGGCAACTGTGTTGTGTTAAAGCCAGCAGAACAAACACCAGTATCCATTATGGTATTAGTAGAGTTGATTGGTGATTTATTGCCACCAGGCGTACTAAACGTGGTGAACGGGTTCGGTTTAGAAGCAGGAAAACCACTTGCATCCAACCCGCGTATTGGCAAAATTGCCTTTACAGGTGAAACGACAACAGGTCGTTTAATTATGCAATATGCTTCTCAAAACCTTATTCCAGTTACGTTAGAATTGGGCGGAAAGTCTCCAAATATTTTCTTCGAAGATATTATGGATGAAGATGATGCCTTTTTAGATAAAGCGGTAGAGGGCTTTGTATTGTTTGCCCTGAACCAAGGTGAAGTTTGTACATGCCCTTCACGCGCATTAATTCAAGAATCGATTTATGACAAGTTTATGGAGCGTGTATTACAACGTGTTGAAGCGATTCAAGTTGGGAATCCATTAGATCCGAATACAATGATGGGGGCACAGGCTTCAAGTGAGCAAATGGAAAAAATTCTGTCTTACTTAGATATTGGTAAGCAAGAAGGTGCACAATGCCTAATTGGAGGCGAGAAAAATAATGTAGGGGCAGGCTTTGAAAATGGCTACTACGTTAAACCAACTGTCTTCAAGGGGCACAATAAGATGCGTATCTTCCAAGAAGAAATTTTTGGCCCAGTTGTTGCAGTGACAACATTTAAAACAAAAGAAGAGGCATTGGAAATTGCCAATGATACTTTGTATGGATTAGGTTCAGGCATTTGGACACGTGATATGAATACAGCTTATCGTTTTGGACGTGGTATTCAAGCGGGGCGTGTTTGGACAAACTGCTACCATGCATATCCTGCACATGCAGCGTTCGGTGGCTATAAAATGTCAGGAATCGGTCGTGAGACACATAAAATGATGCTATCGCATTATCAACAAACGAAAAACTTATTAGTAAGCTATAACGAAAACAAACTTGGTTTCTTCTAA
- a CDS encoding cupin domain-containing protein, with product MHYSAQYFIEKLALAQHPEGGYYISTFKSTEEIAVRDVERPIYTSIYFLLRSQDISHLHRLKSDELWYYHAGSPLTVHMIYPDGTYEAKKLGLNIEAGEVPQVAVPKNTIFGSSVEDANTFSLVGCMVAPGFDFEDFELFTQNELLADYPQHEAVIRKMAYETIK from the coding sequence ATGCACTATTCAGCACAATACTTTATTGAAAAACTAGCATTAGCACAACATCCTGAGGGAGGATACTATATTTCCACGTTTAAATCGACAGAGGAAATAGCTGTAAGAGATGTAGAACGACCGATTTATACGAGCATTTATTTTTTATTACGTTCGCAAGATATCTCTCATTTACATCGCTTAAAATCAGATGAGCTTTGGTATTATCATGCAGGTAGCCCATTAACGGTACATATGATTTACCCTGATGGTACATATGAGGCAAAAAAATTAGGCTTAAATATAGAAGCGGGTGAGGTGCCACAGGTAGCGGTGCCGAAAAATACAATTTTCGGTTCGTCTGTAGAGGATGCCAATACATTTAGTTTAGTAGGCTGCATGGTAGCACCAGGCTTTGATTTTGAGGACTTTGAGCTATTTACACAAAATGAGCTTTTAGCTGATTATCCGCAACATGAAGCGGTTATTCGTAAAATGGCTTACGAGACGATTAAATAG
- a CDS encoding ABC transporter ATP-binding protein — protein sequence MTGNLLIKVENMGIQFGGLKAVQGVNMYLNQGELVGLIGPNGAGKTTSFNMLTGVYTPTEGTITFNGSKLNGLAPYQVTQKGISRTFQNIRLFKELSVLDNVKVANHSLAKHSMWSSIFRLPSHFKGEAAMEQQSTEFLKIFGLDIYKNELAKNLPYGMQRRLEIARALAANPKLLLLDEPAAGMNPQETHDLMELIAFIRKEFGLTILLIEHDMSLVMGICERIYVLDHGQLIADGTPEEIRNNPKVIEAYLGEEVIS from the coding sequence ATGACTGGAAACCTTCTTATCAAAGTAGAAAACATGGGTATTCAATTCGGTGGTTTAAAGGCGGTACAGGGCGTTAATATGTACCTAAATCAAGGTGAATTAGTAGGGCTTATCGGGCCAAATGGTGCAGGTAAAACAACAAGTTTTAATATGCTAACTGGTGTGTATACGCCGACTGAAGGAACGATTACATTTAACGGATCAAAGTTAAATGGCCTTGCACCCTATCAAGTAACGCAAAAAGGTATTAGCCGTACGTTCCAAAATATTCGTCTCTTTAAAGAACTATCTGTATTAGATAATGTAAAAGTAGCGAACCATTCTTTAGCAAAACACTCGATGTGGTCATCTATTTTCCGTTTGCCAAGTCACTTTAAAGGTGAAGCGGCAATGGAACAGCAATCAACGGAATTCTTAAAAATATTTGGTTTAGATATTTATAAGAATGAGTTAGCAAAAAACCTTCCGTATGGTATGCAACGTCGTCTGGAGATTGCACGTGCATTAGCGGCAAATCCAAAGCTATTGTTACTCGATGAACCAGCGGCTGGGATGAATCCACAAGAAACACACGACTTAATGGAACTAATTGCGTTTATCCGTAAAGAGTTTGGATTAACGATTCTACTAATTGAGCACGATATGAGCTTAGTAATGGGGATATGTGAACGAATTTACGTCCTCGACCACGGGCAATTAATCGCTGATGGGACACCAGAAGAAATTCGCAACAATCCAAAGGTAATTGAAGCGTACCTTGGTGAGGAGGTTATCAGCTAA
- a CDS encoding aldehyde dehydrogenase family protein, giving the protein MNETKLWINGQWQEAKETYKLTSPYNGEMIAKVAKASVSDVEQAIEGAQNAFLSFKQTTAYDRAEILYKVVDIMRRRKDELAEILAQEAGKPISAGLPEIERTIATYQFAAEGAKQVKGETVPMDAAPGAGDRIGWTKREPLGVISAITPFNFPFNLVAHKLGPALAVGNTVVLKPAEQTPLSAIVMAEIFKEAGLPDGVLQIVTGSGVELSDTLVTHPFVKKVTFTGSGKVGLSIKEKVGLRKVTLELGSNAAVIVEPSTPIEKIVARCVSGAFSFAGQVCISLQRIYVHASIVDAFTKAFVAQTEKLVVGDPLDKNTDVSAMINPNEVSRIREWIEEAKSQGAVVATGGTFTERTLTPTVMTNVTADMKIVCQETFAPIVSIVSYETLDDAIRLVNESELGLNAGIFTNVLPDALRAADELQAGAVIINDIPTFRVDNMPYGGVKMSGYGREGIKWAIEEMTDMKFITMKKSF; this is encoded by the coding sequence ATGAACGAAACAAAGCTTTGGATAAATGGACAATGGCAAGAAGCGAAGGAAACCTATAAATTAACCTCGCCTTATAACGGTGAGATGATTGCAAAGGTTGCAAAGGCATCTGTTTCAGATGTTGAGCAAGCAATTGAAGGTGCCCAAAATGCCTTTCTTTCATTTAAACAAACTACTGCATACGACCGTGCCGAAATTTTATATAAAGTAGTCGACATTATGCGACGTCGAAAAGACGAATTGGCCGAAATTTTAGCACAAGAGGCGGGTAAACCTATTTCAGCAGGTTTACCTGAAATAGAACGCACGATTGCAACCTATCAGTTTGCAGCCGAAGGAGCGAAACAGGTGAAAGGGGAAACGGTACCGATGGATGCTGCGCCTGGAGCTGGCGACCGCATTGGCTGGACAAAGCGTGAGCCATTAGGCGTTATTTCTGCCATTACACCGTTTAACTTTCCTTTTAACTTAGTTGCGCATAAATTGGGACCTGCCCTTGCTGTGGGGAATACGGTCGTGTTAAAGCCAGCAGAGCAAACACCACTTAGTGCAATTGTAATGGCGGAAATATTTAAAGAAGCAGGATTACCAGATGGTGTGCTACAAATTGTTACGGGTAGTGGTGTTGAGCTAAGTGACACACTTGTGACCCATCCATTCGTGAAAAAAGTAACCTTTACCGGAAGTGGTAAGGTTGGATTAAGCATAAAAGAAAAAGTAGGCTTGCGCAAAGTAACGTTAGAGCTAGGCTCAAATGCGGCGGTGATTGTTGAGCCGTCGACCCCTATTGAAAAAATTGTCGCACGTTGTGTTAGCGGAGCGTTTAGCTTTGCGGGACAAGTGTGTATTTCGCTTCAGCGTATTTATGTACATGCCTCGATTGTCGATGCTTTTACAAAAGCATTTGTAGCTCAAACGGAAAAGTTAGTTGTCGGTGATCCACTCGATAAAAATACAGATGTCAGTGCCATGATTAATCCGAATGAAGTTAGTCGTATTCGTGAATGGATTGAGGAAGCGAAGTCTCAAGGTGCAGTCGTTGCTACGGGTGGAACATTTACAGAACGAACATTAACACCAACAGTAATGACAAACGTGACTGCCGATATGAAAATTGTTTGTCAGGAAACATTCGCGCCAATCGTCTCAATTGTTTCATATGAAACATTAGACGACGCAATTCGACTAGTGAATGAGTCGGAACTTGGCTTAAATGCAGGAATTTTTACGAATGTCTTACCAGATGCATTACGTGCAGCCGATGAATTACAAGCAGGTGCTGTTATTATTAATGATATTCCAACATTCCGGGTCGATAATATGCCATATGGCGGTGTGAAAATGAGTGGTTACGGTCGAGAGGGTATTAAATGGGCGATTGAAGAAATGACGGATATGAAGTTTATAACGATGAAAAAATCATTCTAA
- a CDS encoding ABC transporter ATP-binding protein, producing the protein MLKVQNIDVFYGNIQALKGVSLEVNEGEIVTLIGANGAGKSTLLKTLSGLLKPKGGILEYEGFSIAGKAAQTIVKSGISHVPEGRRVFANMSVEENLELGAYLRNDKAGIKKDMDHVFELFPRLLERRKQQSGTLSGGEQQMLAMGRALMAKPKLLLMDEPSMGLAPLMVKNIFNIIEQVNKEGTTVLLVEQNANMALSVADRAYVLETGRIVLSGTAKELQESEQVKAAYLGGM; encoded by the coding sequence ATGCTAAAAGTACAAAATATTGATGTATTCTATGGAAATATTCAAGCATTGAAAGGCGTCTCTTTAGAAGTTAACGAAGGGGAAATTGTCACATTAATCGGTGCCAATGGTGCTGGTAAAAGTACATTATTAAAAACCTTGTCAGGCTTATTAAAACCTAAAGGGGGCATCCTTGAATATGAGGGTTTCTCGATTGCAGGTAAGGCTGCGCAAACCATTGTAAAATCAGGTATTTCACATGTGCCTGAAGGTCGCCGTGTATTCGCTAATATGTCAGTAGAGGAAAACCTTGAGCTTGGCGCATACTTGCGTAACGATAAGGCTGGCATAAAGAAAGATATGGATCATGTCTTTGAGTTATTCCCGCGTCTACTGGAGCGTCGTAAACAGCAATCAGGCACATTATCTGGTGGTGAGCAACAAATGCTGGCGATGGGTCGTGCATTAATGGCAAAACCAAAATTGTTGTTAATGGATGAGCCTTCAATGGGGCTTGCACCGCTTATGGTAAAAAATATCTTCAATATTATTGAACAAGTGAATAAAGAAGGTACAACGGTATTGCTAGTAGAGCAGAATGCCAATATGGCATTATCGGTAGCTGACCGCGCATACGTACTTGAAACAGGACGCATTGTATTATCGGGTACAGCGAAAGAGTTACAAGAAAGTGAACAAGTAAAAGCAGCATATTTAGGTGGTATGTAA
- the rluF gene encoding 23S rRNA pseudouridine(2604) synthase RluF, which translates to MRINKYLSEAGIVSRRGADKWVEEGKVTINGVLATVGSQVEAGDIVCVDGKEVKKEEQLVYIALNKPVGITSTTERHIKGNVVDFINHPLRIFHIGRLDKESEGLLLMTNDGDIVNKILRAENHHEKEYIVQVDKPITEQFIKKMAAGVDILDTTTLPCYVEKISDKVFKIILEQGLNRQIRRMCSALGYSVKRLQRIRIMNIKLGNLKVGQWRDLTDKERAELFKLLHYTVK; encoded by the coding sequence ATGAGAATTAACAAATATTTAAGTGAAGCGGGCATCGTGTCTCGTCGTGGTGCTGATAAATGGGTCGAAGAAGGTAAAGTAACAATCAATGGCGTACTTGCTACTGTAGGCAGCCAAGTAGAAGCGGGCGATATTGTTTGTGTGGATGGCAAAGAGGTAAAAAAAGAAGAGCAACTGGTGTATATTGCCTTAAACAAACCAGTTGGTATTACAAGTACAACAGAGCGTCATATCAAAGGAAATGTCGTTGATTTTATCAATCATCCTCTACGCATTTTCCATATTGGTCGACTGGATAAGGAATCAGAAGGATTATTATTAATGACCAATGATGGCGATATTGTAAATAAAATTTTACGTGCAGAAAACCACCATGAAAAAGAATATATCGTACAGGTTGATAAGCCGATTACAGAACAATTTATTAAAAAGATGGCTGCTGGTGTTGATATTTTAGATACAACGACATTACCTTGCTACGTTGAAAAAATTTCAGATAAAGTGTTTAAAATTATTTTAGAGCAAGGCTTAAATCGCCAAATACGCCGTATGTGTTCAGCACTAGGCTATTCCGTTAAACGATTACAACGTATACGCATTATGAATATTAAGCTTGGCAATTTAAAGGTTGGTCAATGGCGCGATTTAACTGATAAAGAGCGAGCAGAATTATTTAAACTACTTCATTACACAGTAAAATAA
- a CDS encoding DUF779 domain-containing protein, whose amino-acid sequence MVERVLATEEALALIELLKEKHGPVMFHQSGGCCDGSSPMCYPDGDLILGEQDICLGEVGGTPFYMHKNQYDYWKHTQIILDVVDGRGGMFSLEGVEGKRFLTRSRAFSTEELKELGLIE is encoded by the coding sequence GTGGTTGAACGTGTTTTAGCAACAGAAGAAGCGCTGGCACTAATCGAATTATTGAAGGAAAAGCATGGACCGGTTATGTTTCATCAATCTGGGGGATGCTGCGATGGTTCCTCTCCGATGTGTTATCCTGACGGTGACTTAATATTAGGTGAGCAGGATATATGTTTAGGTGAGGTAGGGGGTACACCATTTTATATGCACAAAAACCAATATGATTATTGGAAGCATACACAAATTATTTTAGACGTCGTTGACGGCAGAGGCGGTATGTTCTCTCTTGAAGGCGTAGAAGGTAAACGATTTTTAACAAGGTCTAGAGCTTTTTCGACAGAAGAGTTAAAAGAGCTAGGTTTAATCGAATAG
- a CDS encoding DUF4003 family protein, whose protein sequence is MDIVIIENQFTQTVEAVSKVAGWAVDRKIILAIASTYVAVGKMFDTEKFKAVIEEMKNQTSWMSPLRTSIGFSIAANMMEQDNTEQAVKTLLNNEKILKEAHFKRGNFSFIGAQFLTENENDKRAHAQTARALYEAIRKHHRFLTSFDDIPYTVLLSSPYDDVVLRAETMNRYYKELRTYQFSAGNELQWLSQILTFLSATYDSNLVSTVATIRDNLKKQGVKIKYMHYPLLGFLAILQLNSGQLQQIIDLYHELKGMKLLKWHQEFVLFMAVQMAIYDMAKVQQSLSMAIMSSIELLIQAQQAAMISAMTAAAVASNSSTS, encoded by the coding sequence ATGGATATTGTTATAATTGAAAACCAATTTACACAAACGGTAGAGGCTGTATCGAAGGTTGCAGGCTGGGCAGTTGATCGCAAAATTATTTTAGCTATTGCCAGCACATATGTTGCAGTAGGGAAAATGTTTGATACGGAAAAATTTAAAGCTGTTATAGAAGAAATGAAGAATCAAACATCATGGATGTCGCCATTGCGTACATCAATAGGGTTCAGCATAGCAGCCAATATGATGGAGCAAGACAATACCGAACAGGCGGTAAAGACGTTATTAAATAACGAAAAAATACTAAAAGAAGCTCATTTTAAAAGAGGAAACTTTAGTTTTATAGGTGCTCAATTTTTAACAGAAAATGAAAATGACAAAAGGGCGCATGCACAGACGGCAAGAGCTTTATATGAAGCTATTCGCAAACATCACCGCTTTCTCACTTCCTTTGATGATATCCCATATACTGTGCTTTTAAGTAGCCCGTATGACGATGTTGTTTTACGCGCAGAAACGATGAATCGTTATTATAAGGAATTACGCACGTATCAATTTAGTGCGGGAAATGAACTACAATGGTTATCTCAAATTTTAACCTTTTTATCTGCAACATATGACAGTAACCTTGTATCTACTGTGGCGACAATTCGCGATAATTTAAAGAAGCAAGGTGTCAAAATAAAGTATATGCATTATCCACTACTCGGTTTTTTAGCCATCCTTCAATTAAATTCAGGACAGCTACAGCAAATTATTGATTTGTATCATGAATTAAAGGGAATGAAATTATTGAAGTGGCATCAAGAATTTGTGTTGTTTATGGCGGTTCAAATGGCTATTTATGATATGGCTAAAGTGCAACAATCATTATCTATGGCAATTATGTCATCTATTGAATTACTAATTCAAGCACAACAGGCGGCGATGATATCCGCCATGACCGCAGCAGCAGTAGCGTCAAATTCCAGCACTTCATGA